Proteins from a genomic interval of Leptospira kanakyensis:
- a CDS encoding methyl-accepting chemotaxis protein has protein sequence MKNNKINKKLIVFFLTGLLFAIWISVYSWRTFSGSFPTEETTNAHLQKMGKLESAWNLSQSIQADLLALLGAPDVDKTLVAKIKYDLEKLSSSWEQISSSPGSKEESTILGNFHSEKEGYISSVKNYLTDPEDQTKKDLLKSSLPSLWKVYSSSIFKLSAQLTKDSILDIAERSNSEKGNLLPIYLSGGLFFIITAYLLFTLLKQIEKPMKDAIQIKTALDSVSTNVMIADLNLNVVYMNKAIHSMFAKSENEIKTQLRNFSLKDLMGSNIDGYHKDPSHQRRLLGTFTAEHKTSITIGSREFNLIANPIITATGERLGSVVEWADVTEANANSRAINRSQATIEFNMDGTILTANENFLKVIGYPLEEVKGQHHRIFVDTQEANTESYRQFWAALGRGEFQAAEYKRIGKNGKEVWLQATYTPIIDANGKPFKVIKYATDITEQKKITLETARIVDDLVIGLAALENGDLTQLITSDYDGGFAKLRDSFNNTSKKLVEIINDVRTNTDALVNAADEVASTASTLSQGASEQAASVEETSASLEEMGASIDQNAENAKQTDTIATKSAKDAKQGGEAVKNTVSAMKEIADKISIIEDIAYQTNLLALNAAIEAARAGEHGKGFAVVASEVRKLAERSQKSANEIGSLAGSSVQIAESAGKLIEEIVPAINKTADLVQEITAASQEQSSGVNEVNKAMGQLDQVSQQSATASEELAAIAEELQAQAEKLLSSISFFKLGKQSSFPAAYDSKIAKQRASGKQNTTNPRKTDPTEETNKFQKY, from the coding sequence ATGAAAAATAATAAGATAAACAAGAAACTAATCGTTTTTTTCCTTACGGGATTACTATTTGCGATTTGGATATCCGTATATTCCTGGAGAACATTCTCGGGTTCTTTCCCTACAGAAGAAACAACCAATGCTCATTTACAAAAAATGGGAAAACTGGAATCTGCTTGGAACTTAAGCCAATCGATCCAAGCAGATCTTTTGGCCCTCCTCGGAGCACCAGACGTAGACAAAACCTTGGTAGCCAAGATAAAATATGATTTGGAAAAATTATCTTCTTCCTGGGAACAAATTTCCTCTTCCCCTGGTTCCAAAGAAGAATCGACCATTCTTGGAAACTTCCATTCAGAGAAAGAAGGATACATTAGTTCCGTAAAAAACTATCTCACTGATCCAGAAGACCAAACAAAAAAAGACCTTCTAAAATCCTCTTTACCTTCCTTATGGAAAGTTTATTCCAGTTCCATTTTTAAACTGAGTGCACAACTTACCAAGGATAGCATTTTAGACATTGCAGAAAGATCCAACTCTGAAAAAGGAAACCTCCTTCCCATTTATCTCTCAGGTGGACTTTTCTTTATCATCACGGCTTACCTACTTTTTACTTTGTTAAAACAAATTGAAAAACCAATGAAAGATGCAATCCAAATCAAAACAGCTTTGGACAGCGTTTCAACAAACGTGATGATTGCTGATTTAAATCTAAATGTGGTGTATATGAACAAAGCGATTCATTCCATGTTTGCCAAGTCAGAAAATGAAATCAAAACACAGCTCCGCAATTTTTCACTCAAAGATTTAATGGGAAGTAATATTGATGGATACCATAAAGATCCGAGCCACCAACGCCGTTTACTTGGAACATTCACAGCAGAACACAAAACTAGCATTACTATTGGAAGTCGTGAATTTAACTTAATTGCAAACCCGATCATAACAGCAACCGGGGAAAGGTTAGGAAGTGTTGTCGAATGGGCTGATGTTACAGAAGCCAATGCCAATTCTAGAGCCATTAACAGATCACAGGCAACGATTGAATTCAATATGGATGGAACCATTTTGACAGCCAATGAAAACTTTCTCAAAGTCATTGGTTACCCACTAGAAGAAGTCAAAGGCCAACACCATAGAATCTTTGTAGATACCCAAGAGGCAAACACAGAATCTTACCGCCAATTTTGGGCGGCCCTCGGTCGTGGAGAATTCCAAGCAGCTGAGTATAAACGTATTGGTAAAAATGGAAAAGAAGTCTGGTTGCAAGCAACGTATACTCCGATCATTGATGCCAACGGAAAACCATTTAAAGTCATCAAATATGCAACAGACATTACTGAACAAAAGAAAATCACACTCGAAACAGCACGTATTGTCGATGACCTAGTCATTGGACTTGCTGCTTTAGAAAACGGAGACCTCACCCAACTCATTACGAGTGATTATGATGGAGGTTTTGCTAAACTGAGAGATTCTTTTAACAATACTTCCAAAAAGTTAGTAGAAATCATCAATGATGTCAGGACAAATACAGACGCTCTCGTCAACGCAGCTGACGAAGTAGCATCGACTGCAAGCACTCTTTCCCAAGGAGCCAGTGAACAAGCAGCCTCCGTAGAAGAAACATCCGCTTCCTTAGAAGAGATGGGTGCATCCATTGACCAAAATGCAGAAAATGCAAAACAAACTGATACCATCGCAACTAAATCTGCCAAAGATGCAAAACAAGGTGGAGAAGCTGTAAAAAATACAGTTTCAGCAATGAAGGAAATTGCAGATAAAATTTCTATCATCGAAGACATTGCTTACCAAACCAACTTACTTGCGTTAAATGCCGCTATCGAAGCAGCAAGAGCAGGAGAACACGGGAAAGGATTTGCTGTGGTTGCCTCTGAAGTTAGAAAGTTGGCAGAACGTTCCCAAAAATCAGCAAATGAAATCGGAAGTTTGGCCGGTAGCTCTGTTCAAATTGCTGAATCAGCAGGTAAACTCATTGAAGAGATTGTTCCTGCCATCAATAAAACAGCGGATCTAGTTCAGGAAATCACTGCGGCGAGCCAAGAACAATCCTCAGGAGTCAACGAAGTCAATAAAGCAATGGGACAACTTGACCAAGTGTCTCAACAATCAGCCACAGCTTCAGAAGAATTGGCAGCCATTGCAGAAGAATTACAAGCCCAAGCAGAGAAACTTCTCTCTTCCATTAGTTTTTTCAAATTGGGAAAACAAAGTTCTTTTCCAGCGGCCTATGATTCTAAAATCGCAAAACAAAGAGCATCGGGAAAACAAAATACAACGAATCCTAGAAAGACGGATCCGACAGAAGAAACAAACAAGTTCCAAAAGTATTAA
- a CDS encoding chemotaxis protein CheW, translated as MQELQYLTFLLSEELFGLGILYIKEIIEFESVTHVPMMPDYIPGVINLRGNVVPVIDLNARFYKKKTETNRKTCIIITEVKMENEIIDVGLLVDAVNEVVDITPESIEEPPSFGSKIRLDFIQGLGKLENKFVIILKVNQILELSELQAIQESSSNVM; from the coding sequence ATGCAGGAACTCCAATACTTAACCTTTCTCCTATCCGAAGAACTTTTTGGCCTGGGAATTTTATACATCAAAGAGATCATCGAATTTGAGTCAGTGACTCATGTCCCGATGATGCCTGATTATATTCCAGGTGTGATCAATCTCAGAGGGAATGTAGTTCCCGTGATTGATCTAAACGCAAGGTTCTATAAAAAGAAAACGGAAACCAACCGTAAAACCTGTATCATCATCACAGAAGTGAAAATGGAAAATGAAATCATTGATGTTGGTCTCCTTGTGGATGCTGTGAATGAAGTGGTAGACATTACCCCAGAATCCATTGAAGAACCCCCAAGTTTTGGCTCAAAAATCCGCCTCGATTTCATCCAAGGACTGGGGAAATTAGAGAATAAATTTGTCATCATCTTAAAAGTGAACCAAATTCTAGAGCTTTCTGAGTTACAAGCCATTCAAGAATCTTCGTCCAATGTTATGTAA
- a CDS encoding chemotaxis protein CheD — MESPKEVIDRYLNPGEIFFGGSDFRVRTLLGSCVSIILWHPNRHIGGMCHYLLPSPADIHSAKTHKYGVDAFSYFISEIKKHKSSPKEYYAKIFGGSNMFLHEEREILKDSSSSQVGTRNADFAKKILEENEIKIISEDIGGNLSRKVYFTVWDGEVWVEKK; from the coding sequence ATGGAATCACCAAAGGAAGTCATCGACCGGTATTTAAACCCTGGAGAAATTTTTTTCGGAGGTTCTGACTTTCGAGTAAGAACCCTACTTGGATCTTGTGTATCTATTATTTTATGGCACCCGAACCGGCATATCGGGGGAATGTGCCATTACCTTCTGCCAAGTCCAGCCGACATCCATTCAGCAAAAACTCATAAGTATGGAGTGGATGCATTTTCTTATTTTATATCAGAAATTAAAAAACATAAATCCTCACCGAAAGAATATTATGCAAAAATTTTTGGAGGATCCAATATGTTTTTACATGAAGAAAGAGAAATATTAAAAGATAGTTCAAGTTCTCAAGTTGGTACAAGGAATGCAGACTTCGCAAAAAAAATTCTGGAAGAAAATGAAATCAAAATCATTTCAGAGGATATAGGTGGAAACTTATCTAGAAAGGTATATTTCACAGTTTGGGACGGCGAAGTTTGGGTAGAGAAAAAATAA